The region CGAGGCCGGAGATGGTGTCGATGTGGTCAGCCATCTTGTCTTCGAAGACATCATCGAAGACTGCCCCGAAGTTCTCCTCGTTGTTGACGATCGCGGCCTGGCGCACCTTCTCGTCCTGGACGGTTTCCCGGAACGGTCGCGCGACGTCGTCTTCGGTGAACGTGGTGGCGTGCCGATCGTTGAACCGCTCGATCAGCTCTGATAGCAGCGACTTGTCGTGATTTTTGCTCGTGCCAGACCCGTCGCCGAAGCCCCTGAGCTCCGCCGTGCCGTCCGGTGCAAGTCCGAGGTCGTGTTCTCCGGTCTTCTCGACACGCAGGTGGCTGAGGTCGACCTCGCCGATGTCGACGCCGCCGTTATTTCCGTGTGGTAGTCGGTTGAGCAGGTGCCGCCCGAACAGGTACAGCCGCTCCAGTTCGGCATCCTGATATGGCACGATCTGCGACAGGAACCCGTACTTCCGGATGAAGTCCCCCAGGTCGAAACGGAACTGTTCCGCGAGTTCCTGCAGCGTCTCGTCCCTCAGAAGCTCTTCGTAACGCTGCACAGCGGGGGCGATGTGCCGATACAGCTCGGCGTGCAGCTTCGCCCATTTCGCCTCGCTGCCGCCCGAAGCCTGTTCAGCGGCCAGGAACGCTTCGACGAACGCGATCATCTCGGTGTCCACCAGGATCGGCGGGGACATCACGCGTCCCTGCGCGTTATAGAGCAGGTTCGGGTCGGACGGCAGCGTCGCGGCGTCCTCGAAATACGGGCGGAACGACTCCTGGATCTCCCCGGCCTCGTTGACGAAGTCCAGCACCGCGAGGTCGGCCTGGGTCTTGCGATCGGCGGTCCGATTGAGCCGCGACAGCGTCTGAACGGCCGAAATCCCGCCTAGCTTCTTGTTGACATACATCGTCGTCAGCAGCGGCTGGTCGAACCCGGTCTGGTACTTCTCCGCGACGACCAGAATCCGGTACTCTGGCTGCCCGGCCCCGCCGGTCTTCGTGGTGAGGTCGTCAGCGCGGGTGTAGGCGAACGCCTTCGTCAGCGCGGTTTCCGGCAAGCCGCCGTTCTCTTTGGACTCGGTGACCTCCTCGTTCTCGTAGGTCAGCGTCCCCGAGAACGCGACGAGCACCCCGATGTCGTCCCTGAGCTTGCCCTTCTTCTGCAGGTCCGCGATGTAGTTCTTGATGGCCCGCGACATCTGCACTGCGCTCTGCCGCGACGCGGTCACCACCATCGCCTTCGCCCGACCGCCGAGCCGCCCGAGGGTGTGGGCGCGAAAGTGGTCGACGATCACCTGCGCGTGCTGCGAGACCGTCGACGGGTGCATCACCGCGGCCCGTGCGAGTTGCGGGTTCGCCTTCGCGGCGTCGACCTCTCGGTCGTCAGGGTTGTTGCTGATCAGCTTCCAGTAGGTGTTGTAGGTGACGTAGTTCCGCAACGGATCGAGGATGAACCCCTCCTCGATTGCCTGCCGCATCGAGTAGGTGTGAAACGGGACGAACGCGGCCTTGCCGTCGCGCTCGCCGAGCGTGCCGAAATACTCCAGGGTCTTCGACTTCGGCGTGGCGGTGAACGCGAAGTACGACAGGTTCGGGTTCTTCGCGCGCTCGGCGACGCGTCGCTTGAGCTTGGCCTCAAGATCGTCCGCGGGAACCTTCGCCTCGGTCGCGCCCGGCTCGTTGCTGTCGTCGTCGGCGTCCAACGCGAGGTTGCGCAGCGCCTTGCGCACATCGCCGGCCGCGTCGCCGGACTGCGACGAGTGCGCCTCGTCCACGACGATCGCGAACCGAGAGCCCTTGATCTCGGTCGGGTTCTTCCGCAGAAAGTCCAGCAGTGCGGGGAACGTCTGCAGGGTAACCGTGATGATCTTGCCCTGCGAACTCGACAGCCGCTTCGCGAGCTGCTCGGACTTCGACCCGTTTTTCTCGTCGATCGCAACGACTGTACCCGCGGTCTGCTCGAAACTGCCCACCGTGGCGCGAAGCTGCGAGTCGAGGTTGCGGCGGTCAGTGATGATGAGGACCTTGTCGAACACCGGCGAACCTGGCTTGAGTCCCTTCGCACGTGCGTCCGCGTCCAGCTCCGCCGGATCGGCCGGCGTGTGCAACGAGGACAGCCGGTACGCGAGCCACGCGATCGTGTTCGACTTCCCGGATCCGGCGGACGCCATCACGAGATAGTCGTGGCCAGTGCCGTGGCGGGCGGTGTGGGCGGTGATCTTCTTGACGACGTCCCACTGGTGATAGCGCGGGAAGATCAACGACTTCTTGATCCGCCCGTTCGCGCTCTTCTCACGGTACTCGTGGACGAACCGTTCGAGCAGGTCAAGCCAGTTGTCCGGCTGCCACACCTGTTCCCAGAGATACGAGGTGGCGTATTTCCCGAACTGAGTCGTCGGCGGATTGCCCGCACCGCCGGGCTTGCCAGGGCCGTCGGAGCCGGTGTTGAACGGCAGGAACCGGGTGCGTTCGCCGCGCAGTTCAGTCGCGACGAACACGAGGTCGGGGTCGACGGCAAAGTTCGCGACTACGCGGTTCCGGAAGATCAGTTCAGTCGGGTCGCGCTCCTCGCGGTACTGCCGCTTCGCGTGCTCGACGCCCTGCCCGGTCAACGGGTTCTTCAGCTCGGCCGTGGCGACGGGGACCCCGTTGACGAACAATGTGAGGTCGAGTCGGTTGTCCCGATCTGCCTGCTTGGCCGCGTATTTCAGCTCGCGGACGATGGTAAGCCGGTTGGCACGGTAGTCGTCGAGCGCACTGTCAGAGACCACCAGCGAAGGTTTGAAGTAGGCGAGGCGGATGCGGACACTGCGGTCCTTCACGCCCTTGCGAAGCACTTCCAGGACCCCGTCGTTGTCGATCGCCTTCGCGACCCGCTGCGCGAACCCGCGCTGCGCCGCGTCCGCATCATCGCCGTAGT is a window of Saccharopolyspora erythraea NRRL 2338 DNA encoding:
- a CDS encoding type I restriction endonuclease subunit R; translation: MSPIHHEAVFGTAIVDAMLERGWEEGAGSDYDAELGLDTAQLFTFIGATQQAEWDELLSYYGDDADAAQRGFAQRVAKAIDNDGVLEVLRKGVKDRSVRIRLAYFKPSLVVSDSALDDYRANRLTIVRELKYAAKQADRDNRLDLTLFVNGVPVATAELKNPLTGQGVEHAKRQYREERDPTELIFRNRVVANFAVDPDLVFVATELRGERTRFLPFNTGSDGPGKPGGAGNPPTTQFGKYATSYLWEQVWQPDNWLDLLERFVHEYREKSANGRIKKSLIFPRYHQWDVVKKITAHTARHGTGHDYLVMASAGSGKSNTIAWLAYRLSSLHTPADPAELDADARAKGLKPGSPVFDKVLIITDRRNLDSQLRATVGSFEQTAGTVVAIDEKNGSKSEQLAKRLSSSQGKIITVTLQTFPALLDFLRKNPTEIKGSRFAIVVDEAHSSQSGDAAGDVRKALRNLALDADDDSNEPGATEAKVPADDLEAKLKRRVAERAKNPNLSYFAFTATPKSKTLEYFGTLGERDGKAAFVPFHTYSMRQAIEEGFILDPLRNYVTYNTYWKLISNNPDDREVDAAKANPQLARAAVMHPSTVSQHAQVIVDHFRAHTLGRLGGRAKAMVVTASRQSAVQMSRAIKNYIADLQKKGKLRDDIGVLVAFSGTLTYENEEVTESKENGGLPETALTKAFAYTRADDLTTKTGGAGQPEYRILVVAEKYQTGFDQPLLTTMYVNKKLGGISAVQTLSRLNRTADRKTQADLAVLDFVNEAGEIQESFRPYFEDAATLPSDPNLLYNAQGRVMSPPILVDTEMIAFVEAFLAAEQASGGSEAKWAKLHAELYRHIAPAVQRYEELLRDETLQELAEQFRFDLGDFIRKYGFLSQIVPYQDAELERLYLFGRHLLNRLPHGNNGGVDIGEVDLSHLRVEKTGEHDLGLAPDGTAELRGFGDGSGTSKNHDKSLLSELIERFNDRHATTFTEDDVARPFRETVQDEKVRQAAIVNNEENFGAVFDDVFEDKMADHIDTISGLGDQYFARSDDTFKKSLNRSARSAAWRLIRKQEGIADDVA